GGGTGTCACCGCGCATAGTGCGTCACCACCTTCCGTACGGCGGCGATCACGTCCTGGACATCCTGATCGGTCAGCTTGGCCGAAAGCGGCAGCGACACGGTCCGGCTGCCGATCTCCTCGGCGTTCGGGAAGTCGCCGGGCCGGTAGCCGTAGCGCTTCCGGTAATAGGCGTGCAGGTGGACTGGCGTGAAGTGGATGCCGCTTCCGATGTTCTCGGCGCGGAGCGCTTCGATGAATTGGGAGCGGTCGATGGTGAGCCGCTCGGGCCGGAGCAGGATCGTGTAGAGGTGCCCGGCATGCCGCTCCTCGGGTCGGGGCGGGGCGGGCGTCTCGACCGCCGGCAGATCGGCGAAGCCGACATCGTAAGCCTTCCAGTGGCGTCGCCGGATGGTGAGGTTGGCTTCGATGCGCCGGAGTTGATGGAGCCCGAGCGAGGACTGGAGGTCGGTCAGGTTGTACTTGTAACCCGGCTCGACCGCCTCATAGGGGGTGAAGCCGCTGGCCGAGTAGCGCTTCCAGGCGTCCTTGCTGATGCCGTGGAGGCGCAGGATGCGGAGCCGCTCGGCTGCCGCGTCGTCGTTCGTCGTGATCATCCCGCCCTCGGCGGTCGTCAGATTCTTGGTGGCGTAGAAGCTGAAGACGGTGAACTGGCTGATGCTGCCGATCTTCTTGCCGCGCCAGGCCGCCTCAACCGCGTGAGCCGCGTCCTCGATGACGGTCAGGCCGTGGCGATCGGCGATGTCGCTTATCGCGTCCATGTCGCAGGGGCGCCCGGCCATGTGCACCGGCATGATCGCCCGTGTCCGTGGCGTGATGGCGGCTTCGATCCGGGCCGGGTCGATGTTCTGCGTCTCCCGATCGACGTCGACGAAGACCGGGCGCGCACCCACGTGCTCGACCACGTTGGCGGTCGCGGCGAAGGTCAGGGGCGTGGTGATGACCTCATCGCCCGGGCCGACACCGCTGGCGATCAGCGCCAGGTGGAGCCCCGCCGTGCAGGACCCGACCGAGATGCCGTGCTTGGCGCGGACGTACTGGGCGAACTCCTCCTCGAAGCGGAGGCTCTTAGGGCCGAACCCGATCCAGCCCGAGCGCAGGGTATCCACAACCTCCTGGATCTCTTCCTCGCCGATCAGCGGCGCGCCGAACACCAGGAACTGGCTTCGAACCGGCTGACCGCCCTCCACGGCGGGTAGGGATTCTCGTGTTACGGTCATGGTCGACCTCCGTCCTCTCACGTGCCGCTGTGGTGCGGCGGTGCCAGGGGGCCCGGATCTCCGGGCGCGCGAGCGTCAATGAACTCGCCTCGATACGCCTGCTGTGGGTTCCGTCCTCTCTAGCGGCTCGGTGAGCCTGCCTGCGTCGGCCCGCGCCCACCCGCTCGGCGCGGCGCGACCCGCGTGGGGCTCCGGAGCCGCCTCGACCGCCTGGCGCAGGACGGTCTCGAAGGCCCGCGATTGCCGCTGGCGCGATACGTGAGCGGCGACATATCGCTGGCCGTTTTCCCCGAGCTGCCGCGCCAGCGCGGGACGGGCGCGCAGCGCTCGGATGGCCTCCGCCAGTGCGGCCGGATCTTCGGGCGGGACACAGAGTCCGGCGCAGGCGTGCTCGACGACATCGGCCGTCTCGCCCTCGGCGGCGACGATCGCCGGGCGCCCCGCCGCCATGACGTCGAAGACCTTCGACGACAGCGCGAAGTCGCGCAGCCAGTCGGATCGCCGGAGCGTGACCAGGCAGGCGTCGGCCCGCCGGTACAGCGCGGGGAGCAGCCTGCGGGGCACGGGGTCGAGGAACGTGATGTTGGCCAGCCCCCGCTCCCGAGCCTTGGCCACGAGGCGCGGTTTCTCCCCACCGTCGCCGACCAGGAGGAGATGCACGTCCGGCTCGTCGGCCAGGAGCTCGGCGGTGTCAAGGACGGTGTCGAGCGCGTGCGGCAGGCCGTGCGTGCCCGCGTACATCACCACGAACGCGTCCGGGGCGATGCTCTCCAGGCCGGGGATGGTCTCACCCTCCGGTATCGGTGCCTGGAAGAGCTCCACATCCGCGCCGTAGTAGATGAGGTGTAGCCGCTCGGGTGGAATTCCCCGCTCCCGCAGGGTGGCTTCGATGCCGCGGGTGAACGGGACCACCTGCGCCGCGTGGTTCAGTGCGAAGGACGCCAGCGCCCGGGTCACGCGGATGGCGATCGGGTTGCGCATGACGCCGTAGGCCACGGCCTGCTCTGGGATCAAGTCGCCTGCGTTCAGCACGTAGGGCACGCCCCACCAGCGGCCGAGGATGGCGGCGGTGACGCACAGGAAGAGCGGGTGCATGTCGACCACGATGACGTCGGGCCGCCAGGGCAGCCGTGTCGCGGCGGGCAGTGCGCTCAGTGCGAACGACAGGTGGCTCAGGGAGCGGCGCAGGAACCCCCGGTTCGGCGCGGCGTAGAGCCAGGACCGTACCACCGGGATGCCTTCCATCTCCTCCCGCATGAGGACGCGACCACGGTACCCGGCCGGGATCTCCCCGCTTGGGTAGTTCGGGAAGGTCGTCAGGACCGCGACCGCATGGCCCATCTGCTGCAGATCCCTGGCGGTCTCCAGGATCCGGGTCTGCGGCGGGCCGATCTCCGGCGGGAAGAAGTGAGTCAGGAACAGGACTCGCACACTCGTCCCCCTCGCAGTGTTCCGTCACGCCTCGCCCAGGACGATCGACCGGACGCTGGCGCCGATGCGCTCCAGATCGTCCTCCGTCAACGCCGGGTGGACCGGCAGCGACAGGACCGACTCCGCGAGCCGCTCGCTCACCGGCAGGCTGGTCGCCCCGTGCTCCGGGGCGAAGACCGGCTGCCGGTGCAGTGGGCGCGGGTAGTGGACGGCCGACTGAATCCCGCGCGCCGCGAGCGCCGCTTGCAGGTCGTCGCGGGTGATCCCGGCCGCTGCAGCGTCGATCTGGATCGTGTACTGGTGGTAGGAATGCTCGACGCCCGGCAGGCTGGTAGGCGTCGTGATGCCCGGCAGGCCGGCGAGCAGCGCATCGAGCCGCCGGGCGTTGGCGCGCCGCTGCTCCAGCCAGCCCGGCAGTTGGTCGAGCTGCACTAAGCCGATCGCCGCCTGCACGTCGGTCAGGCGGTAGTTCAGGCCCAGCAGCGTGTGCTCGTACTTCCGCTCCTGGCCGTGGCTCCGGAGCAGGCGGAGGCGTTCCGCGAGGGCGTCGTCGTTGGTCGTGATCATGCCGCCCTCGCCGGTCGTCATGTTCTTAGTCGGGTAGAACGAGTAGCAGACCATGTCGGCGAAGCTGCCGACGTCTCGCCCGTTGACACTGGTCCCGTGGGCCTGTGCCGCGTCCCAGACGATACGTAGGCCATGCTCGCGCGCCAGCCGCTGGATGCCGTCCACATCGCAGGCGCCGCCGTAGAGGTGGACCGGCGCGATGGCGCGGGTCCGCGGCGTCAGGCGGCGCGCCGCATCTTCGAGATCGAGCGTGGCGGTGGCAGGATCGACATCGCAGAAGATCGGGCGCCCGCCGGCGAACACCACCGTGCTGGCGGTGGCGATGAAGGTGAAGGCCGGGACCAGCACCTCATCTCCCGGCTCCAGGAGCGCCAGCCAGGCGAGATGCAGCGCCGCCGTGCCGGAGCTGACCGCCACGGCGTGGCGTGCTCCCACCATCGCCGCGAAGCGCTCTTCCAACTCGCGGGTGACCTTTCCCTGCCGCACGTTGCCCGAGCGCAGCACGGCCACAGCGGCATCGATCTCTCCCGAGTCGAACCGTACCTGGGCGATCGGGATGACCTTCTCCTCCTGCGGGCTCTGCTTAGTTACCACCGACCGGGCTCCCTTCACGGATGCGTTCAATCACCGCCATGAGCTGCAGCGACTCGGACACGCCGTTCATGGGCGTGCGGTCGCTCCGCAGCGCCTCCAGGAAGTGGCCGAGTTCGCGCTCGAACAGGTTCACGGGCGGGAACTGCTGCGTGTTGTTGCCGAGGTTGAAGACCCCGCGCGGCTCTTTGCAGTAGACGATGGTGGGCAGGTAGTGCAGGATGCTGGTGAAGAGCGAGCCGTTGTCGCCCTGGATCTCGACGTAGTTCATGTAAGACGGCGTCACCAGGTCGCTCTCGCAGACCACCTCCACGTCCCCGACCCGGAGCCGGGCAAGCACGTAGTCCTCGGCGTTGACCCGCACTCGCTCCGAGCCGATCTGCCGCTCCGGGAGGAGCGTGGAGCGCCGGAGCAGGTCGACCTCATCGGGGCACCCGAGGAGCCACTGGATCAGGTCGAGGTTGTGGACCATCATCTCCAGGGTCGCGCCGCCGCCTGACTCGGTCGTGTGCTTCCAGGCGCGGTGGCTGCCTCGCCCGCCCAGGCGGAAGATCGCGAAGTAGGGCCGGCCGATGATCCCGTCTTCGAGCACCTGCTTGGCGAACTGGAACGCGGGGTGGAAGCGGTACAGATAGCCGACCATGACGAGGCGGCCCGACTCGCGCTGCGCGGCTGCGATCGCTTCGGCCTCCTCGTACGTCCGGCACAGCGGCTTCTCACAGAAGACGTGCTTGCCGCGCTCCAGCGCGGCCAGGACCACGCTCGCGTGGGCGGCGGTCGGCACGCAGACGTCGATTGCGTCGAGCTCCGGGTCGTCGAGCAGATCGTCTGGTGAGCCGCGCCATGCGACGCGCTGTGCCTCGGCCAGCCGCTGGGCGGCTGCCGGGTCCTGGTCGGCCACCACGACGGTCGCGCCGAGTTTCCGGTAGGCATCGACATGCCGCTCGGCGATACGCCCACAGCCGATGACCCCGACCCTTGCGGTAGCCTGGCCGTTCTGTGCCGCCGTGGTGGCGTGCGTCTCAAGCGTCATGCACTTCCCTTCCCCTCCATCGATACGAACCCGCGTTAGTGGGCCGGTGCAGCCGGTGGTCTCCCGTCGAGCTCGCGCACATACATCCAGCCGGTTCCTTCCGGCCCGCGCGTCGCGCGGACCGGCCGCCAGCCGAGCCGCTCGTAGAGCCGGCGTGCCGCCGTGTTCTCATCGCGTACCCCGAGCTTGATGACCCGGACACCCCGGCGGGCCATCTCCCCGGTGAAGGCGCGCACCAATAGCTCGCCGATCCCCTGGCGCTGATGCGCCGGATCCACGCCGATCGTCATCAGACTGGCCGGGGGCAGC
This genomic window from Sphaerobacter thermophilus DSM 20745 contains:
- a CDS encoding glycosyltransferase family 4 protein, whose product is MRVLFLTHFFPPEIGPPQTRILETARDLQQMGHAVAVLTTFPNYPSGEIPAGYRGRVLMREEMEGIPVVRSWLYAAPNRGFLRRSLSHLSFALSALPAATRLPWRPDVIVVDMHPLFLCVTAAILGRWWGVPYVLNAGDLIPEQAVAYGVMRNPIAIRVTRALASFALNHAAQVVPFTRGIEATLRERGIPPERLHLIYYGADVELFQAPIPEGETIPGLESIAPDAFVVMYAGTHGLPHALDTVLDTAELLADEPDVHLLLVGDGGEKPRLVAKARERGLANITFLDPVPRRLLPALYRRADACLVTLRRSDWLRDFALSSKVFDVMAAGRPAIVAAEGETADVVEHACAGLCVPPEDPAALAEAIRALRARPALARQLGENGQRYVAAHVSRQRQSRAFETVLRQAVEAAPEPHAGRAAPSGWARADAGRLTEPLERTEPTAGVSRRVH
- a CDS encoding DegT/DnrJ/EryC1/StrS family aminotransferase, with the protein product MTVTRESLPAVEGGQPVRSQFLVFGAPLIGEEEIQEVVDTLRSGWIGFGPKSLRFEEEFAQYVRAKHGISVGSCTAGLHLALIASGVGPGDEVITTPLTFAATANVVEHVGARPVFVDVDRETQNIDPARIEAAITPRTRAIMPVHMAGRPCDMDAISDIADRHGLTVIEDAAHAVEAAWRGKKIGSISQFTVFSFYATKNLTTAEGGMITTNDDAAAERLRILRLHGISKDAWKRYSASGFTPYEAVEPGYKYNLTDLQSSLGLHQLRRIEANLTIRRRHWKAYDVGFADLPAVETPAPPRPEERHAGHLYTILLRPERLTIDRSQFIEALRAENIGSGIHFTPVHLHAYYRKRYGYRPGDFPNAEEIGSRTVSLPLSAKLTDQDVQDVIAAVRKVVTHYAR
- a CDS encoding Gfo/Idh/MocA family protein, with the protein product MTLETHATTAAQNGQATARVGVIGCGRIAERHVDAYRKLGATVVVADQDPAAAQRLAEAQRVAWRGSPDDLLDDPELDAIDVCVPTAAHASVVLAALERGKHVFCEKPLCRTYEEAEAIAAAQRESGRLVMVGYLYRFHPAFQFAKQVLEDGIIGRPYFAIFRLGGRGSHRAWKHTTESGGGATLEMMVHNLDLIQWLLGCPDEVDLLRRSTLLPERQIGSERVRVNAEDYVLARLRVGDVEVVCESDLVTPSYMNYVEIQGDNGSLFTSILHYLPTIVYCKEPRGVFNLGNNTQQFPPVNLFERELGHFLEALRSDRTPMNGVSESLQLMAVIERIREGSPVGGN
- a CDS encoding DegT/DnrJ/EryC1/StrS family aminotransferase, with amino-acid sequence MVTKQSPQEEKVIPIAQVRFDSGEIDAAVAVLRSGNVRQGKVTRELEERFAAMVGARHAVAVSSGTAALHLAWLALLEPGDEVLVPAFTFIATASTVVFAGGRPIFCDVDPATATLDLEDAARRLTPRTRAIAPVHLYGGACDVDGIQRLAREHGLRIVWDAAQAHGTSVNGRDVGSFADMVCYSFYPTKNMTTGEGGMITTNDDALAERLRLLRSHGQERKYEHTLLGLNYRLTDVQAAIGLVQLDQLPGWLEQRRANARRLDALLAGLPGITTPTSLPGVEHSYHQYTIQIDAAAAGITRDDLQAALAARGIQSAVHYPRPLHRQPVFAPEHGATSLPVSERLAESVLSLPVHPALTEDDLERIGASVRSIVLGEA